A window of the Schistocerca nitens isolate TAMUIC-IGC-003100 chromosome 5, iqSchNite1.1, whole genome shotgun sequence genome harbors these coding sequences:
- the LOC126260471 gene encoding putative gustatory receptor 28b, which yields MRFSRLNRYVLQLFFQSTKDAEGDLDIKISKLLSNTPETKDLQRGDTFFVKKSFASLHSEAQRIVNGPKNDVPSCNQVMVTEEDASQLRNLRKIYCLLIEMGKAVNAAYGVQNLVEVVSCFVSIVTYIYISVVVFLDLKPVWPGTPRGQVITMFSLWIGLMAGRLLTTAYSSDMVVQETARTQRLVQKLLLLPLPARSGCEDELQLFGEQMARSRLHYSAAGFFTLDLSLLRSFTATVTTYVVILVQFGLSGANKQQNSSAAGCTC from the coding sequence ATGAGATTTTCAAGACTGAACAGGTATGTTCTGCAGTTATTCTTCCAGTCTACCAAAGATGCAGAAGGAGATCTCGACATTAAAATTTCGAAACTCTTAAGTAACACACCAGAAACGAAAGATCTACAGCGTGGCGATACATTTTTTGTCAAGAAGTCTTTTGCCTCACTCCACTCTGAGGCTCAAAGAATTGTCAACGGACCTAAAAACGATGTACCCAGCTGTAATCAGGTAATGGTGACGGAGGAAGACGCGAGCCAGCTGCGAAATTTGCGCAAAATATATTGCCTCCTTATCGAAATGGGTAAAGCTGTCAATGCGGCTTATGGAGTACAAAATCTCGTAGAAGTGGTCAGCTGTTTCGTGAGCATCGTGACGTACATTTACATAAGTGTTGTTGTCTTCTTAGATCTGAAGCCCGTGTGGCCTGGAACACCGAGGGGTCAAGTCATCACCATGTTCTCTCTGTGGATTGGACTCATGGCGGGGCGTCTACTGACCACAGCGTACAGCAGCGACATGGTCGTGCAAGAGACCGCCCGCACACAGCGGCTGGTCCAGAAACTTCTGCTCCTACCGCTGCCTGCTAGAAGTGGCTGTGAAGACGAGCTGCAGCTCTTCGGAGAGCAGATGGCGCGCAGTCGACTGCACTACAGCGCAGCGGGGTTCTTCACGCTCGACCTGTCTCTGCTGAGGAGCTTCACAGCCACCGTCACCACCTACGTCGTCATCCTCGTCCAGTTTGGACTGTCTGGCGCGAACAAGCAGCAGAACAGCAGCGCCGCAGGGTGCACATGTTAA